ATGAAGTCCTCGACGTCCGGGTGGTCCACGTCCAGGACGACCATCTTGGCCGCGCGGCGGGTGGCGCCGCCCGACTTGATCGTTCCCGCGGAGGCGTCGGCGCCGCGCATGAAGGAGACCGGGCCGGAGGCGTTGCCGCCGGAGGAGAGGAGCTCCTTGGAGGAGCGGATGCGGGAGAGGTTCAGGCCGGCGCCGGAGCCGCCCTTGAAGATCATGCCCTCTTCCTTGTACCAGTCGAGGATCGACTCCATGGAGTCGTCGACGGCGAGGATGAAGCAGGCGGAGACCTGCTGCGGCTGGGGCGTGCCGACGTTGAACCACACCGGGGAGTTGAAGCTGAAGATCTGGTGCAGGAGCGCGTAGGTCAGCTCGTGCTCGAAGATCTCCGCGTCGGCGGGGGACGCGAAGTAGTCGTAGTCCTCGCCGGCCTTCGTGTACGTCTTCACGATCCGGTCGATGAGCTGCTTCAGACCGGTCTCGCGCTGCGGAGTGCCGACCGCGCCGCGGAAGTACTTGCTGGTGACGATGTTGACCGCGTTCACCGACCAGAAGTCGGGGAACTCGACGCCACGCTGCTCGAAGTTGACCGAACCGTCGCGCCAGTTGGTCATGACGACGTCACGGCGCTCCCAGCTCACCTCGTCGTACGGGTGCACGCCCGGGGTGGTGTGGATGCGCTCGATACGCAGGCCGCCCTTGGCAGTCTTGGTCCCCTTGGCGCGGGAACCTCGTGCCGAGCCGCTCGCCGTCTCTGTCATGCCGCTTCCTCCCATATGCGGGCAAAAACGCCCTAAAGTGCCATCGCTATTCCGCGGCACTGTGTGTGTCTTGTATCTACGAATCTCGCCCTACTGACCGGCCGGACCGCGCTGCACTGCGGCCCCGTACGGTCAGTCGGCGGCGGAGGCGGGCACGGGGACGACCGGGGGGGTCCCTCCGGGCTCGCACTCATGGGGGTGAGGCCGCGGCTCGCGCAGTTCCACGATGGCGGTCTCGAAGTCTTCAAGGGTGTCGAACGCTTTGTAGACGGATGCGAACCGCAGGTACGCGACGAGGTCGAGCTCCTGCAACGGGCCGAGTATGGCCAGACCCACGTCGTGGGTGGTCAGCTCGGCGCTCCCGGTGGCGCGCACCGCCTCCTCGACCCGCTGGCCGAGCTTGGCGAGGGCGTCCTCGGTGACCGGCCGTCCCTGGCATGCCTTGCGGACGCCGGAGATGACCTTGGTACGGCTGAAGGGTTCGGTGACCCCGCTGCGCTTGATCACCATCAGCGAGGCCGTCTCCACCGTCGTGAAGCGACGGGAGCAGTCGGGGCACTGACGGCGCCGGCGGATCGACGTGCCGTCGTCGGTGGTACGGCTGTCGACGACGCGGCTGTCGGGGTGCCTGCAGAAGGGGCAGTGCATGGTTCCCTCACCCTCCTCTTGGCACGACTGAATCACCCCACGGAGCCCCTCAGCGACGGAGAGCAAGTCTCCGCCGGGGGCTCGTGAAGCAGCCACAAGCATATGCGATGCCGGGGGCCTCGGCAGACCGAGGACCACAACTTCTGGGTGGCAGCGCTCATCCAACCACTAGATCTTGGGTTGGGCCGGATTTACGCCCCTCCGCGTGTCGCGGTGTCCGATGGCCGGATACGGGGGCTCGCGGTGCCACACTGGGCGCGGCGCCGGGCCCGGCCCGGACACTGGCGATCCAACCGGGAAGGGTACCGTAAGGAGCGGACGCGGAGCCGAACCCGCGTTCGGCCGGACCGGTCGGCGGACACCTTCCGGCCGACTGTCGGACCGGTCACCCACACCGGTCGCTCACCCCGGCCGCCCATACACCCACCGCTCTAACCCAGGTGGGCGATCCTCGATTTTTCACTCGAACGTGTGTTTGGCGCAACCTTTCGAAAGCAACTACCGTTGTCCAGCTAGGGAGAACATTTCGAGAGGGGCCGACGACGTGACCACCACCGCAGACAGTGCCACCATCACTGCCCAGAACCGCTCCCAGAGCCGACTCGAGCCGGTGCATGCCATGAATGACGCAAGTCAGAACCCGGAGGCGGAGGCCGTGCGCCCCGCGCGGTCCCTGCCAGGGCGACCTCCAGGCATCCGCGCCGACAGTTCCGGGCTCACGGACCGGCAGCGGAGGGTCATCGAGGTCATCCGGGACTCGGTGCAGCGCCGCGGCTACCCGCCGTCGATGCGGGAGATCGGCCAGGCGGTCGGCCTCTCCAGCACCTCGTCCGTGGCACACCAGCTGATGGCTCTGGAGCGCAAGGGCTTCCTGCGGCGCGATCCGCACCGGCCCCGCGCCTACGAGGTGCGCGGCTCGGACCAGCCGAGCTCGCAGCCCACCGACACCACCGGCAAGCCCGCCGCCTCCTACGTTCCCCTGGTCGGCCGGATCGCGGCCGGCGGCCCGATCCTGGCCGAGGAGTCGGTCGAGGACGTGTTCCCGCTCCCCCGCCAGCTCGTGGGCGACGGCGAACTGTTCGTCCTCAAGGTC
The Streptomyces sp. NBC_00091 genome window above contains:
- the nrdR gene encoding transcriptional regulator NrdR produces the protein MHCPFCRHPDSRVVDSRTTDDGTSIRRRRQCPDCSRRFTTVETASLMVIKRSGVTEPFSRTKVISGVRKACQGRPVTEDALAKLGQRVEEAVRATGSAELTTHDVGLAILGPLQELDLVAYLRFASVYKAFDTLEDFETAIVELREPRPHPHECEPGGTPPVVPVPASAAD
- the lexA gene encoding transcriptional repressor LexA, coding for MTTTADSATITAQNRSQSRLEPVHAMNDASQNPEAEAVRPARSLPGRPPGIRADSSGLTDRQRRVIEVIRDSVQRRGYPPSMREIGQAVGLSSTSSVAHQLMALERKGFLRRDPHRPRAYEVRGSDQPSSQPTDTTGKPAASYVPLVGRIAAGGPILAEESVEDVFPLPRQLVGDGELFVLKVVGDSMIEAAICDGDWVTVRRQPVAENGDIVAAMLDGEATVKRFKREDGHVWLLPHNAAYQPIPGDEATILGKVVAVLRRV